The Cyclopterus lumpus isolate fCycLum1 chromosome 6, fCycLum1.pri, whole genome shotgun sequence genome contains a region encoding:
- the mical3a gene encoding protein-methionine sulfoxide oxidase mical3a isoform X8: MGDGGAGAAGGDGVNKSHVLFDKFVQGTTCKGTLKAFQELCDHLEVKPCEYRVFYHKLKSKLNYWKAKALWAKLDKRACQKEYKKGRVCANSKCLIIGAGPCGLRTAIELGFLGAKVVLLEKRDAFSRNNVLHLWPFTIQDLRGLGAKKFYGKFCAGAIDHISIRQLQLILLKVALLLGIEIHVNVEFKGLIEPPEDQETERIGWRAEVHPRTHPVNELEFDVIVGADGRRNTLPGFRRKEFRGKLAIAITANFINRNTSAEAKVEEISGVAFIFNQKFFQDLREATGVDLENIVYYKDDTHYFVMTAKKQSLLEKGVILHDYADTELLLSRANVDQAALLSYACEAADFSTNHQLPTLDFAINHYGQPDVAMFDFTCMYASENAAMLRQRNGHNLLVALVGDSLLEPFWPMGTGIARGFLAAMDSGWMVRSWAQGKTPLEVLAERESIYRLLPQTTPENISKNFSHYSVDPTTRYPNISLNFLKPSQVRHLCDTGESREMRIEIENVINSSTPKLARNESIARSSKLLNWCQRQTEGYRNVSVTDLTMSWKSGLALCALIDRYRPDLIDFDSLDERDQEKNNQLGFDVAEREFGISPCMTGKEMSSVIEPDKLSMVMYLSQFYEMFKDTVPPGDNHNLSPEEKAALISSTKSPISFLSKLGQSIAISRKRNPKDKKEKDVDGLGKRRKTSQSEDEEVSRTGRDDRPSAPAVLSERKMDSCTVGNHNKVKVMATQLLAKFEENAPQTTGLKRQGESLPNLDRLFPLTSPQTPVNEPVRLAPVPAWRKGSLRKEFPANIGGSDVCFFCRKRVYVMERLSAEGKFFHRSCFKCEYCSTTLRLSSYAFDVEDGKFYCKPHFCYRLSGYAQRKRPAPSPTQIIAKENQAPQTPTTTEDAPGRSMAAAAAPLAELQPSAPVANGLQEPSLAKRLRGTPERIELENYRLSMQREEELEEVPEETLAEHNLSSVLDKATDADLGSSSSESDMEEEDEQEDQDPEEVEQQPLSPSDLGGVPWREAVELHSKLRGDEDEDEDEALADAVSRDREVDEDDEEYEEEDEDEDDDESSDEPCEDGDLEAEADSPDIEPGTEMDQDDIPSDAEAEARLQQSERAAVLPEEDRKLESVKTASSIEPSGVGPIQKEDVVLSQLKPSPEPQPQITPVKSPGTRFFPEPFTPEERKTEGSTPSPSPAARSPLCPSPAPVHDPSSGPSPTLAAAASPVNVPASSPISSVIKSPINSPVIESPVRSSVKSPAGSPIRSQPTPLPEACTPKSPVYPPRSICPLTGNPLSPICAQPLPCQEPSSPLTSDSPVRNQPVPGVTSTPMTNTDMGTPEPSTCIDSSTEETPSKKTDIIEEFWLKSAEIRKSLGLTPLDRSSKILEKSVVTAPSQDSTPVKPQSPDVPEEQKPAFTGRAVIRRLNITLEGQVITPLAPVEPKSNGSDRRDLSSSSGLGLNGSTATSQTVNSDGYNTSDSIMLTPPSSPPPPVPANQSPAVLRQPRHQVSWSNGTDQPPSERAKEPAKTKSPVPAPRTQLSPVSAPKPAPRKLSSPQADPEPEPAPVVVMREKKKPRPQEVRKSFVETVEEIPFADDVEESYDERTPETSMNRYYTPPTSKPSRERPPLHLALAMENGKPNIPVHQALKNQRATQFSPEAKEIAEERMKAREKSVKSQLLKDAMAKQLHKMKESDIDKGALPKVAWSVTQDVAAKSKKSAVSPNTSAVKALESKKAETLPERFFSSNKSLDSSVASSDGSSASKSKKRSSLFSPRKNKKEKKAKNDSSRLSGTDETPPKHKSLWKAVFSGYKKDKKKKEDKSCPSTPSSSSTTQGSGKKKSSPLGKSSGKKDLKSRRNLSFSEDSDLSCDDVLERSSQKSKADSVYVPHALAFKRSYATKKTYTEEELNAKLTRKVQKAARRQAKQEELKRLHRAQIIQRQLEQVEEKQRQLEERGVAVEKALRGEADYWGDSNYSEILDLHLGGMGKKDDPKLMQEWFKLVQEKNALVRYESELMIFARELELEDRQSRLQQELRERMAVEDNLKTEKELGQEKQILNEMLEVVEQRDALVALLDEQRLREKEEDKDLEGVMLSKGFNLNWV, from the exons ATGGGGGATGGAGGCGCCggtgcagctggaggagacgggGTGAACAAGTCCCATGTTCTGTTCGACAAGTTCGTCCAGGGCACCACGTGTAAAGGCACGCTCAAGGCCTTCCAGGAGCTGTGCGACCACCTCGAGGTCAAGCCCTGCGAGTACAGGGTCTTCTATCACAAGCTCAAGTCCAAACTCAACTACTGGAAGGCCAAGGCGCTCTGGGCAAAGTTGGACAAGCGGGCCTGCCAGAAGGAGTACAAGAAGGGCCGTGTCTGTGCCAACTCAAAG TGTCTGATCATTGGTGCGGGGCCATGCGGCTTACGTACAGCTATCGAGCTGGGTTTCCTTGGGGCCAAAGTGGTGCTGCTGGAGAAGAGAGACGCCTTCTCTCGGAACAATGTGCTGCACCTCTGGCCCTTCACCATCCAGGACCTCAGGGGCCTCGGGGCCAAGAAGTTCTACGGAAAGTTCTGCGCTGGTGCTATCGATCATATCA GTATTCGTCAGCTACAGTTGATTCTGCTCAAAGTGGCTCTCCTGCTGGGCATCGAGATCCATGTCAACGTTGAGTTCAAGGGTCTTATTGAGCCCCCAGAAGATCAAGAGACTGAAA gGATAGGCTGGAGGGCTGAGGTCCACCCCAGGACACACCCTGTCAACGAGCTGGAGTTTGATGTCATCGTCGGGGCAGATGGAAGGAGAAACACGCTACCAG GGTTTCGGCGTAAGGAGTTCAGAGGAAAGCTTGCCATCGCCATCACCGCTAACTTCATCAACAGGAACACGTCGGCGGAGGCAAAGGTTGAGGAGATCAGCGGGGTCGCCTTCATCTTCAACCAGAAGTTCTTTCAAGACCTCAGAGAAGCGACAG GTGTTGACCTGGAAAACATCGTCTACTACAAGGACGACACACACTACTTTGTGATGACTGCCAAAAAGCAGAGCCTGTTGGAGAAAGGAGTCATTCTGCAT GACTATGCCgacacagagctgctgctgtccaGGGCCAACGTGGACCAGGCCGCCCTGCTGTCTTATGCCTGCGAGGCTGCGGATTTCTCCACCAACCACCAGCTGCCCACGCTGGACTTCGCCATCAACCACTACGGCCAGCCCGACGTAGCCATGTTCGACTTCACTTGCATGTACGCCTCGGAGAACGCCGCCATGTTGCGCCAACGCAACGGCCACAATCTGCTGGTGGCGCTCGTGGGCGACAGCCTGttggag CCCTTCTGGCCCATGGGCACTGGCATCGCCCGAGGTTTCCTGGCAGCCATGGACTCGGGCTGGATGGTGAGGAGCTGGGCTCAGGGCAAAACCCCTCTTGAGGTTCTAGCTGAGAG GGAGAGTATATACCGCCTACTGCCCCAAACCACGCCAGAAAACATCAGTAAGAACTTCAGTCATTACAGCGTGGACCCCACCACGCGCTACCCCAACATCAGCCTTAACTTCCTCAAGCCTAGCCAG gtgagGCACCTTTGCGACACAGGGGAGTCCAGGGAAATGCGCATTGAAATTGAGAATGTGATCAACTCGTCGACACCAAAGTTGGCCAGGAATG AATCCATAGCTCGATCCAGTAAGCTGCTGAACTGGTGCCAGAGACAAACGGAGGGTTACAGGAATGTTAGTGTGACCGACCTGACGATGTCTTGGAAGAGCGGTCTGGCCCTGTGCGCCCTCATTGACCGATACCGACCGGACCTCAT TGACTTTGATTCCCTGGATGAGCGAGACCAGGAGAAGAACAACCAGTTGGGTTTCGACGTAGCCGAGAGGGAATTTGGCATCTCGCCCTGCATGACGGGCAAGGAGATGTCTTCTGTGATAGAGCCAGACAAGCTCTCCATGGTCATGTACCTCAGCCAGTTCTATGAGATGTTTAAGGACACAGTGCCACCCGGAG ATAACCACAATTTGAGTCCTGAGGAGAAGGCGGCACTGATATCCAGCACCAAGTCCCCCatctccttcctcagcaaactTGGTCAGAGCATAGCAATATCCAGGAAACGAAATCCAAAG GACAAAAAGGAGAAGGATGTGGACGGCTtggggaagagaaggaaaaccAGCCAGTCTGAAGAT GAGGAGGTATCCAGAACCGGCCGCGACGACAGGCCGTCGGCCCCAGCTGTCCTATCGGAGAGAAAAATGGACTCCTGCACTGTGGGGAACCacaacaaagtcaaagtcatGGCCACCCAGCTGCTTGCCAAGTTTGAGGAGAACGCTCCACAGACTACGGGACTCAAACGACAG GGGGAATCTCTGCCCAATCTGGATCGCCTTTTTCCCCTTACCTCGCCCCAAACCCCTGTGAATGAGCCAGTGCGCCTGGCACCTGTCCCAGCATGGAGAAAG ggcTCACTCAGAAAAGAGTTCCCCGCCAACATTGGGGGCAGCGACGTGTGTTTCTTCTGCCGTAAGCGTGTGTACGTGATGGAGAGGCTGAGCGCAGAGGGGAAGTTCTTCCATCGCAGCTGCTTCAAGTGTGAATACTGTAGCACCACGCTACGACTGTCCTCCTACGCCTTCGATGTGGAGGACG GGAAATTTTACTGCAAGCCTCACTTCTGCTACCGCCTGTCTGGCTACGCTCAGAGAAAGAGGCCTGCTCCCTCCCCGACTCAAATCATTGCTAAG GAGAACCAGGCGCCCCAAACTCCCACGACGACCGAGGATGCCCCCGGGAGGTCGatggcggcagcagcagcgcccTTGGCCGAGCTCCAGCCCTCAG CACCGGTGGCCAACGGACTGCAGGAGCCCAGCCTCGCTAAACGTCTGCGGGGAACTCCGGAGCGCATCGAGTTGGAGAACTACCGTCTGTCcatgcagagggaggaggagctggaggaggtgcCTGAGGAGACGCTGGCAGAACACAACCTCAGCAGTGTGCTGGACAAGGCCACAGACGCCGACCTGGGCTCCAG TAGCTCAGAGtcagacatggaggaggaggacgagcagGAGGATCAGGATCCGGAGGAGGTGGAACAGCAGCCTCTCAGCCCTTCAGACCTCGGCGGCGTTCCCTGGAGGGAGGCGGTAGAGCTCCACTCCAAACTGAGAGgcgacgaggacgaggacgaggacgaggctCTGGCCGATGCAGTCAGCAGAGACCGGGAGGTAGACGAAGACGATGAAGAGtatgaggaggaagacgaggacgaagacgacgacGAGTCGAGCGATG AGCCCTGTGAGGATGGAGATTTGGAAGCAGAAGCAGACAGTCCAGATATTGAGCCCGGTACAGAGATGGATCAGG ATGACATCCCTTCGGATGCAGAAGCTGAGGCTCGTTTGCAGCAGTCGGAGCGGGCTGCAGTGCTTCCTGAGGAAGACAGGAAATTAGAAAGTGTGAAAACGGCCTCCAGTATTG AGCCGTCCGGCGTCGGCCCCATTCAGAAAGAAGATGTTGTTCTTTCCCAACTCAAACCATCTCCAGAGCCCCAACCACAG ATAACGCCGGTGAAGTCTCCCGGCACGCGCTTCTTCCCGGAACCGTTCACACCCGAGGAAAGGAAGACTGAGGGCtcaactccttctccttctccagccgCCAGGAGCCCACTGTGTCCTTCGCCTGCTCCAGTCCACGATCCGTCCTCTGGCCCTTCTCCTACTCTTGCTGCTGCCGCCTCCCCTGTCAACGTCCCTGCCTCATCTCCAATAAGTTCAGTCATCAAATCACCCATCAACTCTCCAGTCATCGAGTCACCCGTCAGATCCTCAGTCAAGTCCCCTGCTGGCTCCCCAATCCGCTCTCAGCCCACCCCGCTACCAGAGGCTTGCACACCTAAATCTCCTGTCTACCCTCCCCGCTCTATTTGCCCTCTCACGGGCAaccccctctccccaatctgtgCTCAGCCTTTGCCGTGCCAGGAACCCTCGTCGCCCCTCACCTCGGACTCTCCCGTCAGAAATCAGCCTGTCCCCGGCGTCACTTCGACGCCCATGACTAACACGGACATGGGCACGCCTGAACCCTCCACGTGCATAGATTCCTCGACGGAGGAAACTCCATCGAAAAAGACGGATATCATTGAGGAGTTTTGGTTGAAGAGTGCTGAGATCAGGAAGAGCCTCGGCCTGACTCCCTTGGACCGCAGCAGTAAAATCTTGGAGAAGAGTGTTGTTACTGCTCCATCGCAGGACTCCACCCCCGTCAAGCCTCAGTCTCCAGACGTACCAGAGGAACAGAAGCCTGCCTTTACAGGCCGAGCTGTCATTCGCAGACTCAACATCACTCTTGAAGGTCAGGTCATCACCCCCCTTGCTCCCGTGGAGCCCAAGAGTAATGGCTCTGATCGGAGGGacctcagcagcagctctggtttGGGGCTGAATGGGAGCACGGCCACGAGCCAGACAGTGAACAGCGATGGCTACAACACGTCGGACTCCATCATGCTCACCCCGCCCTCCAGCCCGCCACCACCCGTGCCTGCGAATCAGTCTCCAGCCGTGCTCAGGCAGCCGAGGCATCAGGTGTCCTGGAGCAACGGAACAGATCAGCCTCCATCCGAGCGTGCCAAAGAGCCGGCAAAAACCAAGAGTCCCGTTCCCGCACCGAGGACCCAACTGAGCCCCGTGTCTGCACCCAAACCTGCGCCCAGGAAGCTCTCCTCGCCTCAGGCGGATCCAGAGCCAGAACCAGCTCCAGTGGTCGTcatgagggagaagaagaagccccGGCCGCAGGAGGTGAGGAAGTCGTTCGTGGAGACGGTGGAGGAGATTCCGTTCGCCGACGACGTGGAGGAGTCCTACGACGAGCGGACGCCAGAAACCAGCATGAACAGGTACTATACTCCACCCACCAGCAAGCCCAGCAGGGAAAGGCCTCCCCTGCATCTGGCTCTAGCGATGGAAAACGGTAAACCCAATATCCCTGTCCACCAAGCCCTTAAGAACCAGAGGGCAACTCAATTCTCCCCAGAGGCCAAGGAGATCGCAGAAGAGAGAATGAAGGCCAGAGAAAAGTCCGTTAAGAGCCAGCTGTTGAAAGACGCCATGGCCAAGCAGCTACATAAAATGAAAGAGTCTGACATCGACAAGGGTGCCTTACCTAAGGTGGCCTGGAGCGTCACCCAAGATGTTGCTGCGAAAAGTAAAAAGTCAGCCGTATCCCCAAATACATCAGCCGTGAAAGCGCTGGAGTCGAAGAAGGCCGAGACTTTACCCGAGCGCTTCTTCAGCAGCAACAAGAGTCTGGACAGCTCCGTGGCTTCGTCAGACGGCTCCTCCGCGAGTAAGAGCAAGAAACGAAGTTCCCTCTTCTCGCCGCGCAAGaataagaaggagaaaaaggcaAAGAACGACAGCAGCAGGCTCTCCGGCACGGACGAGACGCCGCCCAAACACAAGTCCCTGTGGAAGGCCGTCTTCTCGGGATACAAgaaggacaaaaagaagaaggaagataAATCTTGTCCGAGCACGCCGTCCTCGAGCTCCACCACTCAGGGCTctgggaagaagaaaagttCGCCCCTCGGGAAATCATCGGGTAAGAAAG ACTTGAAATCACGCAGAAACTTGAGCTTCTCTGAGGACTCGGACCTGTCCTGTGATGACGTTCTGGAGAGGTCCTCCCAGAAGTCAAAGGCTGAT TCTGTTTATGTCCCTCACGCACTGGCGTTCAAGAGATCGTACGCCACAAAG AAAACCTACACGGAGGAAGAGCTGAATGCCAAGCTGACGCGAAAGGTCCAGAAAGCTGCACGACGGCAAGCCAAGCAGGAGGAACTCAAGAGGCTGCACCGAGCCCAG ATCATCCAGAGACAgctggagcaggtggaggagaagcagaggcagctggaggagaggggcGTCGCTGTGGAGAAGGCTTTGAGAGGAGAAGCAG ACTATTGGGGAGATTCTAATTACAGTGAAATCTTGGACTTGCATCTGGGCG